A window of Mycolicibacterium fluoranthenivorans contains these coding sequences:
- a CDS encoding carbohydrate ABC transporter permease produces the protein MQFKHGMVAPLIALFVGVVGFPLGYAFYLSVTDFKLTNHGTPNLVGADNYVNTLGDGEFWHAFGTTALYVLIAVGLELVIGLALALSLQKQRWARDLTRSMLLAPMFITPIAVGLIFRFLLNDQLGAIPHLLRAIGIDYDFFGPGRALFTMAFIDVWQWTPFMVLLLLAGLESIPRQPLEAARVDGASGWYVLRRVTLPLLAPVLVVAIMLRSLDAMKVFEYVFATTRGGPGTETETLQYFIYQTGIQFFRLGSASSMAFVVLVLVLAVIVVTFRRMEKAKQS, from the coding sequence GTGCAGTTCAAACACGGCATGGTCGCCCCCCTGATCGCCCTTTTCGTCGGGGTGGTCGGTTTCCCTCTGGGATACGCCTTCTACCTCAGCGTCACCGACTTCAAGCTCACCAATCACGGCACACCGAATCTGGTGGGCGCCGACAACTACGTCAACACCTTGGGCGACGGGGAGTTCTGGCACGCGTTCGGCACCACCGCGCTGTACGTACTCATCGCCGTCGGGCTGGAACTGGTGATCGGGCTGGCCCTCGCCCTTTCGCTGCAAAAGCAGCGCTGGGCACGCGATCTGACCCGTTCGATGCTGTTGGCTCCGATGTTCATCACCCCGATCGCGGTCGGGCTGATCTTCCGTTTCCTGCTCAACGACCAACTCGGTGCCATCCCACACCTGCTGCGGGCGATCGGCATCGACTACGACTTCTTCGGGCCCGGACGGGCGCTGTTCACCATGGCGTTCATCGATGTCTGGCAGTGGACGCCGTTCATGGTGCTGCTCCTGCTGGCCGGCCTGGAATCCATTCCGCGCCAACCCCTGGAGGCGGCCCGGGTGGACGGCGCGAGTGGCTGGTATGTGCTGCGCCGGGTGACACTTCCGCTGTTGGCTCCGGTGTTGGTGGTGGCCATCATGCTCCGGTCGCTGGACGCCATGAAGGTGTTCGAGTATGTCTTCGCCACCACCCGCGGTGGCCCGGGCACCGAAACCGAGACGCTGCAGTACTTCATCTACCAGACCGGCATCCAGTTCTTCCGGCTCGGCTCGGCGTCCTCGATGGCGTTCGTGGTGCTGGTACTCGTGCTGGCGGTCATCGTGGTCACGTTCCGCCGGATGGAGAAGGCGAAACAGTCATGA
- a CDS encoding carbohydrate ABC transporter permease, translating into MKNSRLLTACRIALLWAAAITVLFPVLWVALASVKTAQQLNDPFLLSFTPVLDSWRNVLSSGILAAAGRSALVALVTVGISVVVGSMGAYAIARFRAGGTATRFGMLAAQVLPPAVLVFPFLTMAYALRLNDTVVPVIFAHLSFVLPVVTWFLIGFFEAVPRSLEEQAQVDGFTRFQAFRMVVLPQVFPGIGAAAIFGFTLSWNDLFYGLILAPGKAAILPVAIAGFNTFRGVQIGSMSAAILIAVVPVVIASFFIQRRLVQGISGGAVKF; encoded by the coding sequence ATGAAGAACTCCCGCCTATTGACCGCCTGCCGGATCGCCCTGCTGTGGGCTGCCGCGATCACGGTGCTGTTCCCGGTGCTATGGGTGGCGCTGGCGAGCGTGAAAACTGCCCAGCAGCTCAATGATCCGTTTCTGCTGAGCTTCACCCCGGTGCTCGACAGCTGGCGCAACGTGCTGTCCTCGGGCATCCTCGCGGCGGCCGGACGCAGCGCGCTGGTCGCACTGGTCACCGTCGGCATCAGTGTCGTGGTCGGCAGCATGGGCGCCTACGCCATCGCGCGGTTCCGCGCCGGCGGCACCGCGACCCGGTTCGGCATGCTCGCCGCGCAGGTACTGCCGCCCGCGGTGCTGGTCTTCCCCTTCCTCACGATGGCCTATGCGCTGCGGCTCAACGACACCGTGGTGCCGGTGATCTTCGCGCATCTGAGTTTCGTTCTGCCCGTGGTCACCTGGTTTCTCATCGGGTTCTTCGAGGCGGTGCCGCGGTCCTTGGAGGAACAGGCCCAGGTCGACGGTTTCACCCGATTCCAGGCGTTCCGGATGGTAGTCCTTCCACAGGTGTTCCCCGGGATCGGTGCGGCGGCTATCTTCGGTTTCACCCTGTCCTGGAACGACCTTTTCTACGGCCTCATCCTGGCACCGGGTAAGGCGGCCATTTTGCCGGTCGCCATCGCCGGGTTCAACACCTTCCGCGGCGTACAGATCGGTTCGATGAGCGCGGCGATCCTCATCGCCGTGGTGCCGGTCGTCATCGCGAGCTTCTTCATCCAGCGCCGGCTCGTGCAGGGCATCAGCGGCGGCGCGGTCAAGTTCTAG
- a CDS encoding ABC transporter ATP-binding protein: MATVRFSGVNKSYGSTSIVKDLNLELPDGSFTVLVGPSGCGKSTSLRMLAGLESVTSGTITIGERDVTNLQPRDRDVAMVFQNYALYPHLSVRENIAFPLRASKTPRAEALRRADEVAESLGLGQLVGRKPKDLSGGQQQRVAIGRAIIREPSVFLFDEPLSNLDAKLRVETRTELLQIQRRLGITSVYVTHDQEEAMTLSDRMVVMRDGRTAQEGTPLEVYNRPADTFVASFVGSPKMNLLDGELVGRTFTVPTGFTIDVDGMAATGPLILGVRPDDLVPVAASGDEAATAHVTLIELLGPRAIVTIEARGTELTSVVETARLTGITEGAAVALSVRPGAAQAFDARTQLRLTGA; the protein is encoded by the coding sequence ATGGCAACAGTCCGTTTCTCCGGCGTCAACAAGTCTTACGGCTCCACGTCCATCGTGAAGGACCTGAACCTTGAACTGCCCGACGGTTCTTTCACCGTGCTGGTGGGACCGTCGGGCTGTGGCAAGTCGACGTCCCTGCGCATGCTCGCCGGACTGGAATCCGTCACCTCGGGCACCATCACCATCGGCGAGCGCGACGTCACGAACCTGCAGCCACGCGACCGCGACGTGGCCATGGTGTTCCAGAACTACGCGCTCTACCCGCATCTGAGTGTGCGGGAGAACATCGCCTTCCCGCTGCGGGCTTCCAAGACGCCGCGCGCCGAGGCGCTGCGCCGCGCCGACGAGGTAGCCGAATCGCTCGGCCTGGGCCAGCTGGTGGGCCGTAAGCCCAAGGATCTCAGCGGCGGTCAGCAGCAGCGGGTCGCCATCGGGCGCGCGATCATCCGGGAACCGTCGGTCTTCCTGTTCGACGAGCCGCTGTCCAACCTGGATGCCAAATTGCGGGTCGAGACGCGTACCGAACTGCTGCAGATCCAGCGTCGACTCGGCATCACCTCCGTGTACGTCACGCACGACCAGGAGGAGGCCATGACGCTGTCGGATCGCATGGTGGTGATGCGAGATGGGCGCACCGCGCAGGAGGGCACCCCACTGGAGGTGTACAACCGCCCGGCGGACACCTTCGTGGCCTCCTTCGTCGGCAGCCCCAAGATGAACCTGCTCGACGGCGAGCTGGTCGGCCGGACCTTCACCGTGCCAACCGGATTCACCATCGATGTCGACGGGATGGCCGCAACCGGACCACTCATCCTCGGCGTCCGGCCCGACGACCTCGTGCCGGTGGCGGCCTCTGGGGATGAAGCTGCCACCGCACACGTGACCCTGATCGAACTACTGGGTCCGCGCGCCATCGTCACCATCGAGGCGCGCGGCACCGAACTGACCAGTGTGGTGGAGACCGCACGCCTGACGGGCATCACCGAGGGCGCCGCGGTGGCGCTCTCGGTCCGGCCGGGTGCCGCTCAAGCCTTCGACGCACGGACACAACTGCGCCTGACCGGCGCGTGA
- a CDS encoding SDR family NAD(P)-dependent oxidoreductase: protein MTKTVVVTGAGSGIGRAIATTLAQRDWRVVVTDINGDAARDVAAGLPHQEAGHESAVLNVSAPEDAATVAYGIADRLGLDAWVSNAGISFMHKFLDAPVARYDQTMDVNLKGVFVCGQAAARAMVRSGTAGSIVNTASMAGKQGRVPYLSDYVASKFGVVGLTQAMAYELGEHGITVNCVCPGYVETPMQTRELEWEAELRGSTPDGVRTMMIDDTPLGRLEQPDDVARVVAFLLSEDARFVTGEALAVNGGAYMD from the coding sequence ATGACCAAGACAGTCGTGGTGACCGGTGCTGGATCCGGCATCGGGCGGGCGATCGCGACCACCCTCGCGCAACGTGATTGGCGCGTGGTCGTCACCGATATCAACGGCGATGCCGCGCGTGACGTCGCGGCCGGCCTGCCGCACCAGGAGGCCGGGCACGAATCGGCGGTGCTCAACGTCAGCGCACCCGAGGACGCCGCCACCGTCGCCTACGGGATCGCCGATCGACTCGGCCTGGATGCGTGGGTGAGCAACGCCGGAATCTCGTTCATGCACAAGTTTCTCGACGCACCGGTGGCCCGTTACGACCAGACCATGGACGTCAACCTCAAAGGCGTCTTCGTGTGTGGTCAGGCGGCCGCCCGTGCCATGGTGCGCAGCGGCACCGCCGGCAGCATCGTCAACACCGCGTCGATGGCGGGCAAACAGGGCCGGGTGCCCTACCTGTCGGATTACGTGGCGTCCAAGTTCGGCGTCGTCGGCCTCACCCAGGCGATGGCCTACGAGCTCGGCGAGCATGGCATCACGGTGAACTGCGTGTGTCCCGGCTACGTCGAGACACCCATGCAGACAAGGGAACTGGAGTGGGAGGCGGAGCTCCGCGGATCCACGCCGGACGGTGTGCGCACGATGATGATCGACGACACCCCGCTGGGGCGGCTGGAACAGCCCGACGATGTCGCCCGTGTGGTGGCCTTCCTGCTCTCCGAAGACGCGCGCTTCGTCACCGGTGAGGCACTGGCCGTCAACGGCGGCGCCTACATGGATTAG
- a CDS encoding BtpA/SgcQ family protein — protein sequence MTTTWLDEVFGVRKPVIAMLHLSALPGDPGYDTAGGIAAVVDRARAELDALQTGGVDGVMISNEFSLPYLTKTEPITAITMARIIGELLPDLFVPYGVNVLWDGRASIDLAVATGAKFVREIFTGVYASDFGLWDTNVGEVARHRARVGGSAVKLLFNIVPESATYLAARDLASITRTTVFATLPDAICVSGATAGAPTDTEALRVVKSAAGDVPVFVNTGVRAENVATQLCVADGAVVGTYFKADGVFENRADQKRVEELMLAARAFREQLA from the coding sequence GTGACCACCACCTGGCTCGACGAGGTCTTCGGAGTACGAAAGCCCGTCATCGCCATGCTCCACCTCAGCGCACTGCCCGGAGATCCCGGCTACGACACCGCCGGCGGGATCGCCGCGGTGGTCGACCGGGCCCGCGCCGAGCTCGACGCGCTGCAGACCGGGGGAGTGGACGGCGTGATGATCAGCAACGAGTTCAGCCTGCCGTATCTGACCAAGACCGAACCGATCACGGCGATCACCATGGCCCGCATCATCGGCGAACTGCTGCCCGACCTCTTCGTGCCCTACGGCGTCAACGTGTTGTGGGACGGGCGTGCCTCCATCGACCTGGCCGTCGCCACCGGTGCCAAGTTCGTCCGGGAGATCTTCACCGGCGTGTACGCCAGTGATTTCGGCTTGTGGGACACCAACGTCGGCGAGGTGGCCCGGCACCGGGCACGCGTCGGCGGGTCCGCGGTGAAGCTGCTGTTCAACATCGTCCCCGAGTCGGCCACCTATCTGGCCGCGCGCGACCTCGCCTCGATCACCCGCACCACGGTGTTCGCGACGCTGCCCGACGCGATCTGCGTGTCGGGGGCCACCGCGGGCGCGCCGACCGACACCGAGGCGCTGCGGGTGGTGAAGTCCGCGGCCGGTGACGTACCGGTGTTCGTCAACACCGGGGTGCGGGCCGAGAACGTGGCAACGCAACTCTGCGTCGCGGACGGGGCCGTGGTGGGGACGTACTTCAAGGCTGACGGTGTGTTCGAGAACCGCGCCGACCAGAAGCGGGTCGA